Proteins co-encoded in one Metabacillus sp. KUDC1714 genomic window:
- the ltrA gene encoding group II intron reverse transcriptase/maturase — protein MLMERILSRENLLNALKRVERNGGSHGVDKMSTQYLRSYIVEHWDELRKSLQQGTYEPQPVRRVEIPKPNGGVRLLGIPTVIDRFIQQAITQTLTPIHDPTFSENSYGFRPQRRGHDAVRKAKRYIEDGYRWVVDIDLEKFFDKVNHDKLMGLLSKRIDDKVLLNLVRKYLNVGIMMGGVVSQNTEGTPQGGPLSPLLSNIILDLLDKELENRGHKFVRYADDCNIYVKSKKAGLRTMAGVTSFIEKKLSLKVNREKSAVDRPWNRKFLGFSFTNRKEPKIRISKQSIKRFKQKVREITSRKSPIPMDVRIKKLNQYLVGWCGYYALADTPSIFKGLESWIRRRLRLCYWKQWKLPKTRIRKLIGLGIDKHKAYEWGNSRKGYWRITSSPILHRALNNSFWRKEGLKSLSERYETLRHT, from the coding sequence ATGTTAATGGAACGAATTCTATCACGAGAAAACTTACTGAACGCTCTTAAACGAGTGGAACGTAACGGAGGCAGTCACGGTGTAGACAAGATGTCGACCCAATACCTGCGTTCGTATATTGTCGAGCACTGGGACGAATTGAGAAAGTCTCTCCAACAGGGAACCTATGAACCTCAACCCGTTCGTCGTGTCGAAATCCCGAAACCAAACGGCGGAGTTAGATTACTAGGAATCCCTACCGTGATAGACCGTTTCATTCAACAAGCGATTACTCAAACATTAACCCCAATTCATGACCCAACATTTTCTGAAAACAGTTATGGGTTTCGTCCACAAAGGCGAGGGCATGACGCTGTACGGAAAGCGAAAAGATACATCGAAGATGGTTATAGGTGGGTAGTCGACATAGACTTAGAGAAATTCTTCGATAAAGTGAACCATGACAAACTCATGGGGCTACTGTCAAAGCGTATTGACGATAAAGTTCTACTAAATCTTGTTCGAAAATATCTCAATGTCGGGATTATGATGGGTGGCGTGGTCTCACAAAATACAGAGGGAACTCCACAAGGAGGTCCGCTAAGTCCACTACTTTCAAATATCATTCTAGATTTGTTAGATAAAGAATTAGAGAATAGAGGGCATAAATTCGTGAGGTATGCGGATGATTGTAATATTTACGTGAAATCTAAGAAAGCTGGCTTACGAACAATGGCGGGTGTAACGTCTTTCATTGAAAAGAAGCTTAGTTTAAAGGTAAATCGTGAGAAATCAGCCGTAGATCGACCATGGAACCGAAAATTCTTAGGCTTTAGTTTTACTAACAGAAAAGAGCCGAAAATACGTATATCCAAACAAAGTATCAAGAGATTTAAACAGAAGGTTAGGGAAATAACGTCAAGAAAATCACCGATACCAATGGATGTAAGAATAAAGAAATTAAATCAGTATTTAGTGGGTTGGTGTGGGTATTACGCATTGGCAGATACTCCAAGTATCTTTAAAGGTTTGGAAAGTTGGATTCGAAGAAGACTGAGATTGTGTTACTGGAAACAGTGGAAACTTCCTAAAACAAGGATAAGGAAACTTATAGGACTAGGAATTGATAAACACAAAGCATATGAATGGGGAAATAGCAGAAAGGGCTACTGGCGAATAACCAGTAGTCCAATCCTTCACCGTGCCCTCAATAACTCTTTCTGGAGAAAAGAGGGTCTCAAAAGTCTATCTGAACGATACGAAACTTTACGTCACACTTAA